A window from Callithrix jacchus isolate 240 chromosome 17, calJac240_pri, whole genome shotgun sequence encodes these proteins:
- the LOC103788910 gene encoding uncharacterized protein LOC103788910 isoform X13 encodes MDQGRALESSDMTAAAARGPPSNSLTSLVSSPRVSPPPPAAAAPPPIVSQQPRVGRRPGAGSPRCRAAGARSSGGPRLLLLCVRHCPAQPTSCPRPPQHQRKKLRLGPAPQSRPHPSPTHGPNFPFSLHLPTRSALTSPRRSRPTSAPPPAAISSVADYKVSELETRKGRRGMGSTYPKGAKSDARPTSHSFSSLSSAYSM; translated from the exons ATGGACCAAGGCAGGGCACTCGAGTCCTCGGACATGACGGCGGCAGCGGCTCGCGGTCCTCCCTCAAACTCGCTGACCTCGCTCGTCTCCTCGCCGCgcgtctccccacccccaccagccgCCGCCGCGCCCCCACCAATCGTCTCTCAACAGCCACGGGTCGGACGGCGCCCGGGCGCGGGGTCACCGCGCTGCAGAGCGGCGGGGGCTCGGAGCTCCGGCGGACCTCGCCTCTTGCTCCTCTGTGTCCGgcactgcccagcccagcccacgtCCTGTCCTCGGCCTCCGCAGCACCAGCGAAAGAAGCTTCGCCTGGGCCCGGCCCCTCAGTCCCGCCCTCACCCCAGCCCCACGCACGGGCCAaactttcccttctccctccaccTGCCGACACGCAGCGCGCTGACGTCACCGCGCCGGTCACGCCCCACCTCGGCCCCGCCTCCGGCCGCCATATCCAGTGTGGCTGACTATAAAGTGAGCGAGCTAGAAACCCGAAAAG GGAGGAGAGGGATGGGATCGACGTATCCGAAAGGAGCTAAATCTGATG caagaccaaccagccactccttttcctccttgtcctcagcctactcaatgtga
- the LOC103788910 gene encoding uncharacterized protein LOC103788910 isoform X14, which produces MDQGRALESSDMTAAAARGPPSNSLTSLVSSPRVSPPPPAAAAPPPIVSQQPRVGRRPGAGSPRCRAAGARSSGGPRLLLLCVRHCPAQPTSCPRPPQHQRKKLRLGPAPQSRPHPSPTHGPNFPFSLHLPTRSALTSPRRSRPTSAPPPAAISSVADYKGGEGWDRRIRKELNLML; this is translated from the exons ATGGACCAAGGCAGGGCACTCGAGTCCTCGGACATGACGGCGGCAGCGGCTCGCGGTCCTCCCTCAAACTCGCTGACCTCGCTCGTCTCCTCGCCGCgcgtctccccacccccaccagccgCCGCCGCGCCCCCACCAATCGTCTCTCAACAGCCACGGGTCGGACGGCGCCCGGGCGCGGGGTCACCGCGCTGCAGAGCGGCGGGGGCTCGGAGCTCCGGCGGACCTCGCCTCTTGCTCCTCTGTGTCCGgcactgcccagcccagcccacgtCCTGTCCTCGGCCTCCGCAGCACCAGCGAAAGAAGCTTCGCCTGGGCCCGGCCCCTCAGTCCCGCCCTCACCCCAGCCCCACGCACGGGCCAaactttcccttctccctccaccTGCCGACACGCAGCGCGCTGACGTCACCGCGCCGGTCACGCCCCACCTCGGCCCCGCCTCCGGCCGCCATATCCAGTGTGGCTGACTATAAA GGAGGAGAGGGATGGGATCGACGTATCCGAAAGGAGCTAAATCTGATG